From Peptoanaerobacter stomatis, one genomic window encodes:
- the smpB gene encoding SsrA-binding protein SmpB codes for MSVKIVATNRKARFNYDIKEKYEAGIELKGTEVKSIRKGKINISDGFASIDSGECYLKQVHISPYEQGNIFNVDPMRVRKLLLHKSEINYLIGQTMQKGFSLIPLSVYFKNGRVKVEIGLCQGKKNYDKRHDMAKKDADMKIKRAIKEFNNR; via the coding sequence ATGTCTGTTAAAATAGTTGCGACAAATAGGAAAGCAAGGTTTAACTATGATATAAAAGAAAAGTATGAGGCAGGTATAGAGCTTAAAGGAACAGAAGTAAAATCAATAAGAAAAGGTAAAATAAACATAAGTGACGGCTTTGCATCAATCGACTCAGGGGAATGCTACTTAAAACAGGTGCATATATCTCCGTATGAGCAAGGCAATATATTCAACGTAGATCCTATGAGAGTAAGAAAGTTATTGCTTCATAAAAGTGAGATAAATTACCTCATAGGTCAAACCATGCAAAAAGGCTTTTCTCTTATACCGCTTTCAGTATATTTTAAAAACGGAAGAGTAAAAGTTGAAATAGGACTTTGCCAAGGTAAGAAAAATTATGATAAGCGACATGATATGGCTAAAAAAGATGCGGATATGAAGATAAAAAGAGCTATTAAAGAGTTTAATAACAGATAA
- a CDS encoding MATE family efflux transporter: MDATKISAENKMGIMQIDKLLISMSAPMMVSMLVQALYNIVDSIFVAKISEAALTAVSLCFPVQNFMIAVLVGTNVGVNSILSRRLGEKNQKEVDKIANVAIFLAICSGIIFMMIGFFGTESFFAGQNTSDEIKNYGMQYMRIVCIYSMPLSLLICFEKMLSSTGRTVYNMITQMTGAIINIILDPIFIFVLNMGVEGAAIATVLGQFGGLIVGIYLNITKNDDVHLNIKQIRPDFKIIKSIFSVGLPSIVMQSIGSFTIFGMNNILMTFSTTAIAFFGVYFKLQTFIILPMVGLANGLIPIVAYNYGARKKDRVISAMKCSFKYSAIMMIIGILIMQVFPANLLKLFDASDMMIDLGVKAIRIICFAYVFASMSIIMSSVFQALGSGVTSMIVSLTRQIIFLLPLAYFFSLQKNINMVWASFIISEAVAFVMCVMFSRVILKRLDF; this comes from the coding sequence ATGGATGCCACTAAAATAAGTGCAGAAAATAAGATGGGTATAATGCAGATAGATAAATTGCTTATAAGTATGTCTGCACCTATGATGGTATCAATGTTGGTACAGGCATTGTATAATATAGTGGACTCTATATTTGTTGCCAAGATAAGCGAAGCGGCATTAACTGCCGTATCGCTTTGCTTTCCTGTACAGAACTTTATGATAGCCGTATTGGTAGGTACTAATGTTGGTGTAAATTCTATATTATCCAGAAGACTTGGCGAAAAAAATCAGAAAGAAGTCGATAAAATAGCCAATGTTGCAATTTTTTTAGCCATATGTTCAGGAATAATATTTATGATGATAGGTTTTTTTGGAACAGAATCATTTTTTGCAGGTCAAAACACCAGTGATGAAATAAAAAATTACGGTATGCAGTATATGAGAATAGTATGTATATATTCAATGCCACTATCATTGCTCATATGCTTTGAGAAAATGTTAAGTTCAACAGGCAGAACGGTATATAATATGATTACTCAGATGACCGGTGCCATAATAAATATAATATTGGATCCGATATTCATATTTGTCTTAAATATGGGAGTTGAGGGAGCAGCTATAGCTACCGTATTAGGACAATTTGGCGGGCTTATAGTAGGAATATATTTGAACATTACTAAAAATGATGATGTTCATCTCAATATAAAACAGATAAGACCTGATTTTAAGATAATTAAAAGCATATTTTCCGTTGGCTTGCCTTCGATAGTTATGCAAAGTATAGGCTCTTTTACAATATTCGGAATGAATAATATACTTATGACATTTTCTACTACTGCAATAGCATTTTTCGGAGTATATTTTAAACTTCAAACTTTTATAATATTACCTATGGTAGGTCTTGCCAACGGACTTATACCGATAGTTGCATATAATTATGGAGCAAGAAAAAAAGACAGAGTTATATCTGCTATGAAGTGTTCGTTTAAATATTCGGCTATTATGATGATAATAGGAATACTTATAATGCAGGTATTTCCTGCTAATTTATTAAAACTCTTTGATGCATCTGATATGATGATTGATTTGGGGGTTAAAGCTATAAGAATAATATGCTTTGCCTATGTTTTTGCAAGTATGTCCATAATAATGTCATCTGTATTTCAGGCGCTTGGAAGTGGAGTTACATCAATGATAGTGTCGCTCACAAGGCAAATTATATTTTTATTACCTCTGGCATATTTCTTTTCATTACAAAAAAATATAAATATGGTTTGGGCTTCGTTTATTATTTCTGAAGCTGTTGCATTTGTTATGTGCGTGATGTTTTCAAGAGTTATATTAAAAAGATTGGATTTTTAA
- the yihA gene encoding ribosome biogenesis GTP-binding protein YihA/YsxC has protein sequence MIIKSSKLKISAVNPSSYPDDDLPCIAFAGRSNVGKSSLVNSVLKRKTLARVSQMPGKTRTINFYLINDNFYIVDLPGYGYAKLSKEEKDSWGKTMELYFSESKNLKHLFLLLDIRHEPKETDRQMYEYCKYYNIPVDIIATKSDKISRGQYQKSFSVIKKFLNIKGDEVKIFPISSLKKTGIEEVSDYMEEILKN, from the coding sequence TTGATAATAAAATCATCTAAGCTGAAAATAAGTGCAGTAAATCCGTCATCATATCCTGATGATGATTTGCCTTGTATAGCATTTGCAGGACGCTCTAATGTAGGAAAATCTTCGCTTGTAAATTCAGTATTAAAGAGAAAAACACTTGCAAGAGTATCACAAATGCCTGGAAAGACGAGAACTATAAATTTTTATTTGATAAATGATAACTTTTACATTGTAGATTTGCCCGGATATGGATATGCAAAATTGTCAAAAGAGGAAAAAGACAGCTGGGGAAAGACCATGGAGCTATATTTTTCTGAAAGTAAAAATTTGAAGCATTTGTTTTTGCTGCTTGATATAAGGCATGAGCCGAAAGAAACTGACAGACAGATGTATGAATATTGTAAATACTATAATATACCTGTAGATATAATAGCTACAAAGTCGGATAAAATATCAAGAGGACAATATCAGAAGTCTTTTTCAGTTATAAAAAAGTTTTTAAATATAAAAGGCGATGAGGTAAAGATATTCCCTATATCTTCTTTGAAAAAGACAGGTATTGAAGAAGTGTCGGATTATATGGAAGAGATACTTAAAAATTGA
- the pta gene encoding phosphate acetyltransferase — MSFFYDAERIIRKYQHRIVLPEGTDKRIVGAASRLKNNNLLEPIVLGKPEEVQRVADENGFDISRVQIIDPLTYPEIDDLVKAFVERRKGKVTEEEARETLKDENYFGTLLVYTGRADGLVSGAIHTTAATVKPALQIIKVNPMYSKVSGGYLLIRDKELYVFGDCAINIEPTSEDLAEIAKQSAETAKNYGLDPKIAMLSYSTKGSGKGELVDKVRHGFEIAKEKYPELVIDGELQFDAAFVPEVAAKKLGDSPVAGKANVFIFPDIQAGNIGYKMVQRLGNFEAIGPILQGLNAPVNDLSRGCNEEDVYKLCIISSMEAIKITEERQRKNNA, encoded by the coding sequence ATGTCTTTTTTTTATGATGCAGAGAGAATTATAAGAAAATATCAACACAGAATAGTGTTGCCTGAAGGAACTGATAAGAGAATAGTCGGAGCAGCGTCAAGACTTAAAAATAACAACTTATTGGAGCCGATTGTACTTGGAAAACCGGAAGAAGTTCAGAGAGTTGCCGATGAAAACGGGTTTGACATAAGCAGAGTTCAAATTATAGATCCGTTGACATATCCTGAAATAGATGACCTTGTTAAAGCTTTTGTGGAGAGAAGAAAAGGAAAGGTAACAGAAGAAGAAGCAAGAGAAACTTTAAAGGACGAGAATTATTTTGGAACATTGCTTGTGTATACAGGCAGAGCTGACGGTTTGGTATCAGGGGCTATCCATACTACTGCAGCCACTGTAAAACCGGCACTTCAAATAATAAAAGTAAATCCTATGTATTCAAAAGTTTCCGGAGGATATTTGCTGATAAGAGACAAAGAGTTGTATGTTTTTGGAGACTGTGCAATAAATATAGAGCCTACATCAGAAGATTTGGCTGAAATAGCTAAACAATCAGCGGAAACAGCAAAAAATTATGGACTTGATCCTAAGATAGCAATGCTTAGTTATTCTACAAAAGGCTCAGGAAAAGGAGAATTAGTAGATAAAGTTAGACATGGCTTTGAAATTGCAAAAGAAAAATATCCTGAATTGGTAATAGACGGAGAATTACAATTCGATGCCGCTTTTGTACCTGAAGTTGCAGCAAAAAAATTAGGAGATTCACCTGTTGCAGGAAAAGCAAATGTATTTATATTCCCTGATATACAAGCAGGAAATATAGGATACAAAATGGTGCAGAGATTAGGTAACTTCGAAGCGATAGGACCTATACTTCAAGGATTAAATGCTCCTGTAAATGACTTATCAAGAGGTTGCAATGAAGAAGATGTATATAAATTATGTATAATATCTTCAATGGAAGCAATAAAGATAACAGAAGAAAGACAACGTAAAAACAACGCTTAA